From one Mustela nigripes isolate SB6536 chromosome 16, MUSNIG.SB6536, whole genome shotgun sequence genomic stretch:
- the LOC132004392 gene encoding keratin, type I cuticular Ha6 has protein sequence MATQVCSPVFSSGSAKGLCSPAGGLSRVSSVRSVGSCRVPSLAGAVGSASSIRMGLSSLGSCFPGSYLSAGCHPSGFVGSGGWFCEGSFNGSEKETMQFLNDRLASYLEKVRQLERENTELEKRIREWYESQIPYICPDYQSYFKTIEELQQKILLTKAENARLVLQIDNAKLAADDFRTKYETELSMRQLVESDMNGLRRILDELTLCKADLEAQVESLKEELLCLKKNHEEEVNVLRCQLGDRLNVEVDAAPPVDLNKILDDMRCQYEALVENNRRDVEAWFNTQTEELNKQVVSSSEQLQCCQTEIIELRRSVNALEIELQAQHSLRNSLESTLTETEARYGSQLAQMQCLISNVEAQLAEIRCDLERQNQEYQVLLDVKARLESEIATYRRLLEGEDCKLPAHPCATECKPSMRGPYVSTGPCAPAVPCGPAPQVSTQIRTITEEIRDGKVISSREHLQPCPL, from the exons AGCTGTGGGGTCTGCCTCCTCCATCAGGATGGGCCTGTCCAGCCTTGGGAGCTGCTTTCCTGGCTCCTACCTGTCTGCTGGGTGCCACCCCTCTGGTTTTGTTGGGAGTGGGGGCTGGTTCTGCGAGGGCTCCTTCAACGGCAGCGAGAAGGAGACCATGCAGTTTCTGAATGACCGCCTGGCCAGCTACCTGGAGAAGGTGCGCCAGCTAGAGCGGGAGAACACAGAGCTGGAGAAACGCATCCGGGAGTGGTACGAGTCTCAGATTCCATACATCTGCCCAGACTACCAGTCTTACTTCAAGACCATTGAGGAGCTCCAGCAAAAG ATCCTGCTGACCAAGGCTGAGAATGCCAGGCTGGTCCTGCAGATTGACAACGCCAAGCTGGCTGCTGATGACTTTCGGACCAA GTACGAGACAGAGTTGTCCATGCGGCAGTTGGTAGAGTCGGACATGAACGGGCTGCGCCGGATCCTGGACGAGCTGACCCTGTGCAAGGCCGACTTGGAGGCCCAGGTGGAATCCCTGAAGGAGGAGCTCCTGTGCCTCAAGAAGAACCACGAGGAG GAAGTCAACGTGCTCCGTTGCCAACTTGGGGACCGACTGAACGTGGAGGTAGATGCCGCCCCCCCAGTGGATCTCAACAAGATTCTGGATGATATGAGATGCCAGTATGAGGCCCTGGTGGAGAACAACCGTAGAGACGTGGAGGCCTGGTTCAACACCCAG ACCGAGGAGCTGAACAAGCAGGTGGTGTCCAGCTCGGAGCAGCTGCAGTGCTGTCAGACGGAGATCATTGAGCTGAGACGCTCGGTCAATGCCCTGGAGATCGAGCTACAGGCCCAGCACAGCCTG AGGAATTCCCTGGAATCCACGCTGACGGAGACTGAGGCCCGCTACGGCTCCCAGCTGGCCCAGATGCAGTGCCTGATCAGCAACGTGGAGGCCCAGTTGGCCGAGATCAGGTGTGACCTGGAGCGGCAGAACCAGGAGTACCAGGTCCTGCTGGACGTCAAGGCCCGGCTGGAGTCAGAGATCGCCACCTACCGCCGCCTGCTGGAGGGCGAGGACTGCAA GCTGCCTGCGCACCCTTGTGCTACGGAATGCAAACCTTCCATGAGGGGACCTTACGTCTCGACCGGGCCCTGTGCTCCAGCTGTGCCCTGCGGCCCGGCTCCCCAGGTCAGCACCCAGATCCGTACCATCACCGAGGAGATCAGAGATGGGAAAGTCATCTCCTCCAGGGAGCACCTGCAGCCCTGCCCGCTGTAG